The genomic region cgacatcattgatgtatacatgaTGTATGGTAAGTCAATTGTTTATTCTAAACCTTGCACAGCCAGCAGCCAAAGAGGGGCCTTTATCATTTATGTAAAGTAAACCATGACTTGGCTCTAGGTCTACATCATATCAGAGACATTAGTGTCCTACTCCATGAGCCAAGCTTTTTCTTGACAGCCAGTAATTGCTCCTGACACACAGAGGAGCTTTGAACTTTCTGACTGTCAGCTTGCCAAACGCCCCTGTACCAGTCCTCCCCCAAGCTCCAGGCCAAGGAACAAGAACAGGAAGAAAGACGCAAGCCTCCTAAAAAAGAACCCCTCGTCTGTAAGCTACCTTTACTGTGTCGGTGAACCTGCTGCAATGCTTTCTAAAGAGCCTCTGTGCCACTACCTCTGGGTTTGTCAGAATGAATCGAACGCACTGCACTCCTCCGAGTGTAACAATGTGTGGCACACCTCAGCCTGGCTTCTCACGGGGCTGCCTGTCTCTAAAATCTCAGCAAACACTAGCAAGCAGGCACAATATAAAATGGGGCTTTCTGTAATGCACTGAGGTTACTAAATCATAAGGCAACAGCAGGTTCTGCATGGAACAGAGGAACATTTGGGCTCAGAGGGTACTTGATAAATACAATGTGTGTGGTTGTCTGGCTTATGTAGTATGGGTGTTACACCAGTGAGAGTTGTTTTATGGAGGGGATGACACATCAAATGATCAGTCCTCATTGGCAACCTTTTTCCAATTCTCAAGTGAAAATCCTTAGATAGGACTATATCTGTTAGCTGGAAAATAGCTGGAAAATATGCAAAAAAGTAAACACTGCAAATGTTCCATTAAATGAGTATGCTACCCATCATTTTAAGTAACGGAAACCGATCATATATGAAAGACAGTTCACTCCATACCAGGGTGTTTTTGTTGTACTTGTCCTCCTAGCCTCTTTACTTCTTTCTTGTGTTTTATGTCTCCTTGTTTATCTCATTGGATTGGTATTGCTTGGAGACTTGGTCAAGAGCTCCAGATTGGCAAGCAGACTGGTTCCTGTCACAGGCAGAAAATAAGATTAAGTGCTTTGAAATACAAAATGACCCACTTGCAGTAATAAGGGGAAATATTTCAGTGCACACTGAAAATAGAGTGCGGCAATGTAGAAATGAACCTATTTTCACTTAAATTATACTGTAAATGGTTTCTGCATTGTGCTTAAGTGTTCTCTACTTTGGGGCTTTGAAGTGGATTGAAACACCCTCACCCTGAGATTTAAGGAAATAAAATCCATATCTCTGACATATTCTCTTTCTATGAACGTTTCTGTCCAGGTGATGCATTTATGCGAGCTCTTCTTCTTCTGCATTGCTTCCTTGCCAATACCTTGATATGTGCAATGATGAAGGAGTAATGATACACCAGGGAAGAGCAGCACACTGGAGGGATGCATGCCAAGTCATTTCAGCCGACCTGGCACTCAGTCGGTGTTGGAAATAAAAATACAAGTCTACCCTGCAGCTTAAACTGCTggctgctctctctttctgtgtctctctcacagtctcaaccctccctccctctttctcaccaGCTATTACAGGACCAGTGGGTCATATTACAAACGTACACGTCAGCCAATTACATATTCACCTGGGTTGGTACTCCCCACTAAAGGAGAGAATAAAATGAGTTGAACAATATAGATGATCTTGAGTGATATTCATATTCATATCCTGCTGTATTCAGAGTCACACTGCTTCAAGAGAAGTGTGTCATTTTGTTCAGGGCTATCCCACTATCCACCTTTGGTCGTCATTCTCGAGGCTGGGGCCTTAATCTTGGCTTCCTGTGAGACTCAGTTAGTGGTGTGACTGTGACTCAGGTCCTTACCAACTGATGAGGGACAGTTCAACTGCAGCCGACTGGACATATCAGCGAGTTCTACTTGATGTCACTATTCTACAAACTAGACAATGGAACTTCTTGAATTCATAAAGGAGAGTAATCAGTCACTATGCAACAAATGTTTGTAATATCAGCCTTTTACATTTAAATGACTTGTTGCCCAAAGTTTAAATTCCATCTCACTCCATTCTGGCATCACCACAATATGAAAAGAAAAATGTTTACTTTACCATTTTACTGATCTTGAACATCTGGGCTCAAACACCAAGGACTTCTGTGCCTCTAGCTGCTGAAAATATAACAATGTAATTGGCATGGCTTATTTTGGCATGccaattatatttttttataaggGGAAAAATATTTGATAGAATCACAAGTGCTACCGCCTTTCATATTGGAGATGAGACCTTGAGTTTCTGTCATGACAACCCTTCCAATAGCAGATTAAATGCCACAAATATCCACATATGGCCTTATTAAATCACGTGAGCCTAGGACAATATATGACTGTATGTACTCAATTCTTTCAGTTGACATAGACATTTTTATTGGAGTGACATTCTTTTGGTGAGCCTACAGTGATTGAGTGACCATGTAATTGTATTTAAATGTATTGCATCAGAGCTAAGGAATGTGTGGCTTTTATTTTCTAACCATATCATTTtatttacactatatatacaaaagtatgtggacaccccttcacatttagaggattcggctatttcagccatatttgttgctgacagttgtataaaatcgaacacagccatgcaatctccatagacaagcattggcagtagaatggccttactgaagagctcagtgactttcaacgtggcaccgtcataggatgctacctttccaaaaagtcagttagtcaaatttctgcatTGCTAGAGCTGCCAcgatcaactgtaagtgccgttattgtgaggtggaaatgtctaggagcaacaacgactcagctACGAAgtaggctctgtcgtaaccggccgtgaccgggagctccgtggggcgacgcacaattggcctagcgtcgtctgggttagggagggcttggccggtagggatatccttgtctcatcgtgcaccagcgacccCTGTGGCAGGAAGTGGTGAGATGACCgggatgctatgctacaggactgttttgttagcacagactggaatatgttccgggattcaccCAATGGCATTGATGAGtttaccacctcagtcattggctcaatcaataagtgcatcgacgacgtcgtcccgaCAGTACATATATcatccagaagccatggattagaggcaacatctgcatcgagctaaagactagagctgccgctttcaaggagtgggacactaatccggacacttataagaaatcccgctggcaaagcgtcaatacaggattaagattgaatcctactataccagctctgacactcgtcggatgtggcagtgtCTTCACTGATGTTTTCatcctgtccctgaccgagtctgtaatacctacatgtttcaagcagaccaccatagttcctgtgcccaaggaagtgaaggtaacctgcaaaaatgactaccgccctgtagcactcacgtcggaaGCCAggaagtactttgaaaggctggttatggctcacatcaacagcatcatccaagataccctagacccactccaattcgcataccgccccaacagatccacagatgacgcaatctcaatcgcactccatatttccctttcccacctggacaaaaggaacacctattgtgagaatgctgttaattgactacagctcagtgttcaacaccatagtgcccatgaagctcatcacaaagctaaggaccctgggactaaacacctccctctgcaaatgtatcctggacttcctgacgggccaaccCCAGGTGGCAAGGGTAGGCAGCAAcatgtctgccatgctgatcctcaacactggtgcccctCAGAGGTATCgtgcttagttccctcctgtactccgtgttcacccacaactgagtggccaaacacgactccaacaccatcattaagtttgctaacaacacaacagtggtagacctgattaccaacaatgaggagacagcctatagggaggaggtcagagatctggcagtgtggtgccaggacaacaacctctccctcaatgtgagcaagacaaagctgatcgtggaatacaggaaaaggcgggccaaacaggcccccattaatatCAACGGGGCTATAatggagtgggttgagagtttcaagttccttggtgtccacatcatcaacaaactgtcatggtccaaacacaccaagacagtaatgaagagagcacgacaataccttttccccctcgggagactgaaaagatttgtcattggtcctcagatcttctaaaggttctacagctgcaccaccgagagcaccACCACCGACGGACTGGttccatcaccgcctggtatggcaactgctcggcatctaactgtaaggagctacagagggtagtgtgtacggcccactacatcactggggccaagcttcttgccatccaggacctgtcAGAGAAAAGCcccaaaattgtcaaagactccttaacagcttctacccccaagccaaaagactgctgaacaattaattcaAAAGGccacttgtttttttaaattgacaaaccccccccatttgtttttacactgctgctactagctGTTTATTacctgtgcatagtcactttacccctacctacattaacaaatgacctcgactaacttgtacccccgcacattgacgtggtactggtaccaagtataaagcctcgttattgttattttgtgttattttggaccattttttactttagttcatttggtaaatattttcttaactctttcttgaactgcagtgTTGGTTTGAATGTAAGCATTTCGTGGTAAGGTTGTCTTCGGCGCATGTTgtcttcggcgcatgtgacaaataaagtttgatttgatttgagtgctgAATCGCGTAGCTTGTAGAAATTCTCTGTCCTccattgcaacactcactactgagttccaaactgccactggaagcaacgtcagtaaaataactgttcatcaggagcttcatgaaatgggtttccatggccaagcagccacacacaagcctaagatcaccatgcacaatgccaagcgtcggctggagtggtgtaaagttctcCGCCATTGGACTCAGAGCGGTGGAAAAGCATTCTCTGGAAGGATGAATCCCacttcaccatctagcagtctgtgtttagcagatggcaggagaacgctacctgcccgaatgcatagtaccaactgtaaggtttggtggaggaggaataatggtctggggctgtttttcatggttcgtacTCTGGTTCGTACTCTGGGCCCCTTCGTTCCAGTGAAGgcaaatcttaatgctacagcatacaatgacattctagatgattctgtgcttccaacatggtggaaacaatttggggaaggccctttcttgtttcagcatgacaatgcccccgtgcacaaagcgaggtccattcagaaatggtttgtcaagatcggtgtggaacttgactgacctgcacatagccctgacctcaacttcatcgaatacctttgggatgaattggaacgcagactgcgagccaggcctaatcgcccaaaatcagtgctcaacctcactaatgctcgtggctgaatggaagcaaatccccacagcaatgttccaacatctagtggaaagccttcccagaagagtggaggctgttatagcagtaaagggggggaccaactccatattaatgcccatgattttggaatgagatctcCGACAAGCAGTAGTAGTGTATATTTGATTGCTTATGACTTGTAAAGTGGAAATGTATATTTCAtagaaatatatatactgtatgaatgCTGAATCTTCTGCTCAAggatgacaacacaactacaggCTTGAGATCACTCAAAGGGTATGATAATGGTGGAAAAGAACAGGAAGAATTGGCATCAACATAAAAAAAATGCCAGAAGGATATTGTCGTGTTGAGCTTTACCTTGGGCTTCTCTTTTTTTCTCCGGAGGCGATGCTGGTGACTCATTTAGATGGAATGGCTGGCTGGGTTTATaaacctctctctgtcctcaacaCCAGACTTTGGAGGCCACCTCTCTTTCCAAGTCCATctaacgcacacatacacacgtaggAACGCACAGCAGACCATCTCTTTCACCCTGGAGAACACAGGAGCTGGAGAACTTTTCTGCTTCACAATGCGGTTCAGCTGCTCCCTGCTATTCTGCCTACTGCTTGTGTCCCATGGGTCCTCAGCAGTCATCACAGGGGTAAGTGTAAGCGAACAGGTTCTAGAAGCCAACCGAGTTATGAATAGATGATACTATAGAAACTTCATATTTTGTTATGGTAAGCTTGATTTGGTTGAATATGAAATAATTATCATAATTGATCCAAAATGGAAATGATAACAGGGGGTAAATGATCTCAGAGTGCCATGAGAAGCCTCTGATGAAGAAACAATGAAGTTACAGTCTGTATAACAGCATGTTTCATGTCAGAATGTCATTATCAGTTCAAGCCTGGCTATACCCAGAGAAGAACTGTTTGCGTTATGTTGCAGCAAGTAGAAGTATCTTTTCAATCAATGTGAGGTTAGCCAGCTGTGAGATTGCCTTAGCAACCCATGTAGTAGAGCACAATTATTGTCTTTTAAGTTAACATTTTAAACTGTGTAACCACAATAGTTCCTTCTGGGCGAACCAGTGTCAGATAATatggggaaaaaatattttttcaatgtctccaacatactgtatctatacCCATCTATATGGAATAATTTGGACAATTCATGTTCCTTGAATATGGATTTAACTAGGAAAAAGGTTTTAATATATTAGTGGTCCTAGTTTTATAACTAAAGCGAAGCTTTTGCAGAGGCAGTACTACGCAGGTACGCATTGTTGCACAGTACTTCGGGTGCCATGCAACCTGTTTGCTATTTGTGTAGTGACACTGTTCTATTTATAACAATCTATAGTTTTTAGCAGAATTGTCTAAAGCTGGGCATAAGTTGTTTTATCAGCACCAATGACAATGTGGAATCTAATTTGAGGATGAAATATAATAGATGAAAAACGAAAAAAGTGCCAGAACAGTGCAGGCATAtagggatgctaatatgacttgAGGTAAAAACAAGCAACCATGAAACAGAAACAGATTCTCCTCCCAGATTGTCACATTCAATCATCCCCTCTTTCCCTCATCTCAATCCTTCATTTCATTCAAAGTGAGAGCAGTCACTCAAGTTGTTCATATCCCTCTGAGCAATTTCAGGAtcctttttaaaaaataaatagctTGCGATAACCTCCATATTATATAGCAGCGCCAAACATTCCAAAAATATATCAATATCTGTACAAAGGGTTTGGCTTATACTGAGCAGTATTTGGAAAAAATACAAAGTCACTTTTAATGCTTCTCAGTTTTCTCTAAAGCTTTTTTTTTCCATCTTTCAATTCAACTCTATAAAATGGTGTGTAATCTCTCCAGGCCTGTGTGAAGGACTTGCAGTGTGGAGAGGGGATGTGCTGTGCGGTCAGTCTGTGGATCAGGAGCCTAAGGATGTGTGCCCCTATAGGACAGAAGGGAGACGAGTGCCACCCCATGAGTCACAAGGTGGGCCAAGTTTTGTACATCGTCTCTTCTCTGTATTACCTCACACCATATCTCACTAATCAATACCTCCGTCTCCACTTAATTTCTATTGGAGCAGCAGAAAGAGTCCTGATTTCCTTACAAAGTATGGACTGACTTTTGTCTCTAAGGTGTAACATTTTGTTCACAGTATGAATTTCTGTCTTTGTTTCCAGGTTCCCTTCATTGGCACAAGACTACATCACACATGTCCATGTGTGCCACATTTGGCATGCATCACCACATCAGAGGGCAAATCAAAATGTCTTTCACCGTACAACTACTCAGACTACTACCTCTGAGGACAACCACGGGAAGTGCTGATAGTCATTTTCTAGGTCTGCCTTAGTTTTTAAAATACTGTTTCCATTATATGTATTAAAGATAACATATAGACATTTTCAGGTTGAAttatatttgaaaataacaatttgctCTCCCTTCTTATAGCTgcaatccttaattgaaacattaACAGTTGACACCCCGCCACAGTTTCAGTAAAAAGTTGAGGAATGGGGCTGGAGAATTGCAACCACTCTCAAATccatagactacactatggatgcaaggactgacaatccatgatatcaaaattgtagttttacatttaccttgtttacaaacattggagtaaaacaaacttatatTTGGGGTTTTGATGGGTACTACAGTTgagctaagctcatgaggcatttatacgtatattcttcaagaatcaatggatacatatcattcatttataagtccaaaatggatgtagcaactaaggatgaCCCTTTTAAGATTCTGGACTTCACAATAAACAAAATATGCCCACTGTAAATGCTGATGGTATCTagtgccattccaaatcaaacAAGAACAACGACTGGATCTGTACATAGGTCCACGAAATATACAGTTTCACAGCTTTGCGACTTTACAAACGTGAACGTTAATTATCTGCATAATTATGTTTAAACCGATATGGAATAAAAATCCTTTCGGGTTTGTtcgtgaaagacagacagaactcATTTCAAAAAGAGCTACTCTGCTTACTATTGTGAATGGCCACTAACAGTGTGTGACGTCCAAAGGACATTTTGTCTCTaccgtgttgttgtattgtactgtatgcgACTGGACCTTATGTGCAttatgctgttgttgttgttattggtgGTGGTGGGACCTGCCATTCAATCACTGGACTTGTTTTTGGGGAATAaatgcaattcaaataaataggAAAAGTGTCTAATCATGTACCTCTATCAAGTGTATTTGAACGTTTCTTAATACAGATGCGTGGTCAGACTTCCTCAACGTCATGATGAACACTCTACGTTAACGTAGAGTCATTATACTTTAATACTACGCTTAAATATCATCTCTAGGGAGACAGGAAGGAAATGCAATCAAGGGGTCATTTCATTGAAGGAGCACGTTCCTTTCTGTTATCTGCAACTAGGGCACGCACATCACCCTATACCATGCTTCTGGTGGCCCACAGTTTTTACTGGTCAGGCTGTGTGAGCAGGAAAACCTCTGGGCCCAAAGCATATTCGAAAATAACTGAGCCGCACTTCACTAACATTGTAGTTGAATTGAAAGAGTTTGGGAATTTAAAGGTTAAAACAGAAAGTTCTATTCTCCTCTGACATCAGCAAAAGAAAGAGTTTTCTCTGTAATAATAGACAGCTCTGAAAATCTCTCATTGTCAGGCTACATTTTACAGTGCATTCATTCAAAGCGCAAAGCTATAATTAGATTTGTCCAATGGTTAAGGGGACCAGCGTTCGTTGACTCATCTTAATCTAATTATTTATTCATGGGAATCTGTGTTATTCAGCTCTAGttacatttcaaactactttctCAGTATTGATATAGATTAGCATCTTAACGGGTCAATCTCCCAAATGGCCCAAATATTGGAGCTCATCCACAGTCCAGTGATCAAAATGATGTATTTTAGACGTCCATGGATGGTGCTCACTGGGAGTACACTAGCACATACAATGTGGTCACTGAGCCTTGCCATTTCAATGTAGGTATATTCAGACAAGGGCATCATAAACTCTATGCAATAACACAGATTTCACCCTAACTTACTCTAGGGATGAAAAGTAAATAACAGCAGCAGATGTGGGGTCAACAATATGGCCGTGTACAGGCTCTGCAACATTTTTTCATGAGCACagcaaagaggcagagagagtactACTGGGGCAGAACTGTTGCATTAAAAAAATGCTTGACCTGAAATGGTATTTCATGAGAGAATTCAACGGTGAGTAAGATTCAGTATCTCAGAAGCCACAGAGATTCTGCTGATAGCCTTGTATGTACATGCTGGGAGTGGAGCAGAGCAGATGTCAGTATGAGGCAGGCATGTTGTGATGGTTATGAATGCAGTGAGGCCAggccagggagggagggtgtacTGTAGGTATACTGCGATGGCTCTGCACAGAAACAAGAGCTAAGCAACTCCCACTCTATCCCAATTCCCCATAGGGAGGTGAACCGGGCTACAAAGATTAAGGACTCCAATTAGCTGACAGATTTTCATTTACATGGCTGTAACAGAGACGAGCAGTGATCCAAATAATGACTATTATACACTGTTGGCTTTTTTACATACTGCGAGGTGCATGTCCTCTCTCTAactaagcgtcagctgtcagagcagcttaacggtcactgtacctgtacacagccaatctgtaaatagcatacccaactacctcatccccatattgttatttatctttttgcaccccagtatctctacttgcacatcctcatctgcacatctatcactccagtgttaatgctaaattgtaaatattttgcctctatggcctatttactgccttacctccctaatcttctacatttgcacacactgtacatagatgtttatattgtgttgttaactgtacgtttgtttatgtgtaactctgtgttgttgttcttggccagttgtaaatgagaacttgttctcaactggcctacctggttaaatacaggtgaaatatatttaaaaaaaataacatgttGGCTAGTTAGTCTTATCAGAAGAATGGAGTGTGCAATCAGAGGAAAACTGGACTCTTACTGCACTTCTTTTTCAGGACCACAAACTTCCTAAGGCCAGTTAAATACTATGGTATACAAATAATGGTCGTATTTCGCCTTACAGCATGGAATAAAGTAGTAATACTAAAATAACATGATTTGCGTATAATCATATTCTTGTTTCAGGGTAATACACCACATAATTTGTGCTACAGTACAGAAAGGGCTACAATACACAAACAATATGGTAAGCTGAAAGTAATTGGGTTTGTGGATGACGATTGGAAATGGATGTTCCCATATGGTTTTTGTATTGTAACTGAACAGATACTGTCCAATAACCATTTGCTTATTGTGTAGTACAGAATCAAAGCAATACTCATCATTCATTTGTTGTTTATTTACTCAGAAGTCCAAACATTGCAAACACCTCTCTGTAGCACTGACACTTTTCTTCTTTTAGAGTCCCATGGTCATTGTCcatagaaaaacaaatgatttgtCTATTTTACAGGGAATGTACAAGGGATGCATTTGTATCACCAGATCATGTCAACATCCAGGAAGAAC from Oncorhynchus kisutch isolate 150728-3 linkage group LG5, Okis_V2, whole genome shotgun sequence harbors:
- the prok2 gene encoding toxin MIT1; protein product: MRFSCSLLFCLLLVSHGSSAVITGACVKDLQCGEGMCCAVSLWIRSLRMCAPIGQKGDECHPMSHKVPFIGTRLHHTCPCVPHLACITTSEGKSKCLSPYNYSDYYL